In the genome of Streptomyces pactum, one region contains:
- a CDS encoding sulfite oxidase, whose protein sequence is MTSFPPHVPAAPDEADYDRVRLRQWLAGTARADGFGRRELLRLLAAAPAAAALPALGATGAAAASGHPAHASGRAASSATPGGAPRAAGAARGRAAAAPGIVKPLPAEWFVVRDTNAETRWSALRGTGPHTPLDRFFVRNHVATPRLDAARWRLRLWGSGLRGAPTYDRAVEIGYEELRSLPSVTRSAFVECAGNGRGYFATQQGEPVSGTPWTLGAIGSARWRGVPLATVLRRAGLLERAVDVMPRGLDDDYLSDGVNLGPVRRPLPVAKALSDVLLAYEMNGEPLPHDHGHPVRVLVPSWNGVASIKWVGDIEVSAEPLYSPWNTRMYRLFGPAHPEGGAPLTRAGVRSAFELDPHQRFAAGRTHRLTGRSWSGAAPVRSVEVSFDGGARWRQARLLDRPRAGDWVRWTADWLPRHQGTAALLARATDAAGRTQPDRAVYNTHGYLFDAVVRHLVEVV, encoded by the coding sequence ATGACCTCCTTCCCCCCGCACGTCCCGGCCGCCCCGGACGAGGCCGACTACGACCGGGTGAGGCTGCGCCAGTGGCTCGCCGGGACCGCCAGGGCCGACGGGTTCGGCCGCCGTGAGCTGCTGCGGCTGCTGGCCGCCGCCCCGGCCGCGGCGGCGCTCCCGGCCCTCGGCGCCACCGGCGCCGCGGCCGCGTCCGGCCACCCCGCCCACGCGTCCGGGCGTGCCGCCTCCTCCGCCACGCCCGGAGGCGCCCCCCGCGCCGCGGGCGCCGCGCGGGGCCGCGCGGCCGCCGCCCCGGGCATCGTCAAGCCGCTGCCCGCGGAGTGGTTCGTGGTGCGCGACACCAACGCCGAGACCCGGTGGAGCGCGCTGCGCGGCACCGGACCGCACACCCCCCTCGACCGCTTCTTCGTCCGCAACCACGTCGCCACCCCGCGGCTGGACGCGGCCCGCTGGCGGCTGAGGCTGTGGGGGAGCGGGCTGCGCGGGGCCCCGACGTACGACCGGGCCGTCGAGATCGGGTACGAGGAGCTGCGCTCGCTGCCCTCGGTGACCCGCTCCGCGTTCGTGGAGTGCGCGGGCAACGGGCGCGGCTACTTCGCCACCCAGCAGGGCGAACCGGTGAGCGGCACCCCGTGGACGCTGGGGGCCATCGGCTCGGCGCGCTGGCGCGGGGTGCCGCTCGCCACCGTGCTGCGCCGCGCCGGCCTGCTGGAGCGGGCCGTGGACGTGATGCCGCGCGGGCTGGACGACGACTACCTCAGCGACGGCGTCAACCTGGGCCCGGTCCGCCGGCCGCTGCCGGTCGCCAAGGCGCTGAGCGACGTGCTGCTCGCCTACGAGATGAACGGGGAGCCGCTGCCCCACGACCACGGCCACCCGGTGCGGGTCCTCGTCCCCTCCTGGAACGGGGTGGCGTCGATCAAGTGGGTCGGGGACATCGAGGTTTCCGCGGAACCCCTGTACTCCCCGTGGAACACCCGGATGTACCGCCTGTTCGGCCCGGCCCACCCCGAGGGGGGCGCACCGCTGACCCGGGCCGGAGTGCGCAGCGCCTTCGAACTGGATCCGCACCAGCGGTTCGCCGCCGGCCGCACCCACCGGCTCACCGGGCGCTCCTGGTCGGGGGCGGCCCCGGTGCGGAGCGTGGAGGTGAGCTTCGACGGGGGCGCGCGGTGGAGGCAGGCCCGGCTGCTGGACCGGCCCCGGGCCGGCGACTGGGTGCGCTGGACGGCCGACTGGCTGCCGCGCCACCAGGGGACGGCCGCCCTGCTGGCCCGGGCCACCGACGCGGCCGGCCGCACCCAGCCGGACCGGGCGGTGTACAACACCCACGGCTACCTCTTCGACGCGGTGGTCCGCCACCTGGTCGAGGTGGTCTGA
- a CDS encoding DUF2795 domain-containing protein: protein MQRGSDRLSPRQDEERKHELDGLLRSGHPTRSEEWHDPEPGADDDPSPGVGPASRPGTSGGYEAMRFELARQLGRTPFPAKRGALLRMLHERHAPDQVIEMVESLPPDRTYRTVEDVASDVSRRR, encoded by the coding sequence ATGCAGCGAGGCAGTGACCGGTTGAGTCCGCGCCAGGACGAGGAGAGGAAGCACGAGCTGGACGGCCTGCTGAGGTCCGGGCACCCCACCAGGTCCGAGGAGTGGCACGACCCGGAGCCGGGGGCGGACGACGACCCGAGCCCGGGCGTCGGGCCGGCCTCCCGGCCGGGTACCAGCGGCGGTTACGAGGCGATGCGCTTCGAACTCGCCCGTCAGCTGGGGCGCACCCCGTTCCCGGCCAAGCGCGGCGCGCTGCTGCGCATGCTCCACGAGCGGCACGCACCGGACCAGGTGATCGAGATGGTGGAGTCGCTGCCGCCGGACCGCACCTACCGCACGGTCGAGGACGTCGCCTCCGACGTCAGCCGGCGCCGCTGA